The sequence below is a genomic window from Clostridium putrefaciens.
CTTAAAATAATTATCATATAAAGGTTTATTATTTTTGAAAGAAAACATAAGCATTTTCTAAAGAAACCTCCTTTGTAGGATAACTACCATTAAGTACATGTTCATCTTTGATAAATTTAATTTTAATAAGGTCGTTATTTAAGCGCCTCTCTTCAATAAGTGTGACACGACTTTGAATATCTTTGAAATCATTTAGGTCACAAACTAAGGTATAAATATTTTTTGCAGCTTGTGAGATTACTTCATTTATATCGCTATCAAGTATAATGTCACCGTTTTTCATGATTATTACATTTTTACTATATAGTTCAGCATCCTCAATTATATGAGTAGAAATTAAAGTTATTTGATCGTTACCAATATGCGATAAATAATGTCTAAATTCCAATCTTTGTTCCGGATCAAGTCCAACGGTAGGTTCATCAATTATTATCAATTTAGGATGTCCAATTACAGCTTGGGCTATTCCTAATCTTTGTTTATACCCTCCTGAATATTTTCCAAAAGATTTCTTAATAACATCATTTAAATTAAACTTAGATATAACTTCATCCATTGCTTGTATTTTTTTTGTGGATTTAATACCTTTAATATCACAAACATAGGATAAGAAATCATAACCAGATATGTTTGGATATATGTCAAAATGTTGAGGTAAATAACCTATATTATCAATACCATTATTTTTTATATTCGATATATCAGTATTGTTTAGAGTTATATATCCACTTGAAGGGCTTTTTAAACCTACAAGAATATTCATCAATGTGGTTTTACCTGCACCATTAGGGCCTAATAAAGCTGTAATACCATTTTCACAGGAAAAGGATATTTCATTTAGCACTTTATGCTTTCCATATGAAAAATTAACATTTTTAACTAATAAATTGTTATTCATATATATTAATTACTCCTATCTATAATTTATAAGCAAGGTTTCATCAAATATTTGGAATGATGAATGTGTATTTGGATTTTGAATATCATATGACCAAACAGCAACTATAATCTTTTTGAATTTCATGCTTTTTAAGAGATCTAAATCTCTTTCGGATACTGTATTATTCTTTGAAGAAAGTTCTGAAACTAAGCTTTCTAAAGATAATTTAAAGAAATCTAGGTTATAGCCCATAGGAATTATATATTCAATGTCATTATTTTCGATTGTTTGATACTGACCTGAGAATAAATTTAATCCTGATGACTGTCCTTGTAGTATATAACCATCAGCGTTACTTTCTATTGGAAGATTAGAATATAATTTTGACGAGGTTTCAACCTGGATATTAAAATTAATTAAGGAGGTATTATTTAATCCGGGATACCAATAAAAAGTTGAACAAGGTAAATTAATAGCATGGTTGCTCACATAAAAAGTTGGTATACCAAGATAGTTTTCAACGTTTATGTTTCCCTCATAGTTGATTGAAATAATTAAATTAGATTCCTTAGTACAAGGATAATTAATTTGTAATTGATTATCCTTGTGTGTAAATTCAACAGGGTCATTACCAATACTTACTTGTGCTACTTTTAATGAATCATCTAATGAAAGGCTAATATTTTCCACGTCATTTTGAACGAAAAGCTTAATAGTACATGTATTCTTAAGTGAATTATATAACCTAAGCTTCATATCATAAGACTGAATATAATAGTTATTTACATTCATTAATTTATATCCATATAAATTAACAGTTCTACTATTAAAACTTAAGTATGAAGTAGCTAATAAACAAAATACAATACAAAGAGATAATAAAATAGATTTACATTTTTTATTTGTATAGATTATAGCAATAATAGAAAGTATAAATAAGGATATGAATAGTACAAAAAGTTTATCTAAATAGTAAGATTTATTAAATATTTGACCTGAAATATCATTTGATGAGACTAAAGTATAGTCATCAAATATATTAAAAAGTTTATATAGTGGATTATTAGAGGGAGTATAGAATTCTAATAAGAATAAACTGTATATTGCAAAGGATAATAATATTGAAAATCCATTCCTACATACAATGCCAATAGAAGAGCCTATTGTAGTAGCTGTTAGATTAGATAAAGTCCATATAGTGAAAAAATGTAGAATAGCTTTAAAAACAAATATAGATTCAAAATGGATATTCTTAAAGATAATAATTGAAAGTATAGGTAATAAAGCTGTTACAGTAGAAATAAATAGAGAGGTTATTATTATTGATAATTGTTTTTTTAAAATGTTATTTTCTAAAAAGTGTAGTATTTCATAATCTTTATGCATAATATATGTACTTACTATAAGTGTAAATAGATTTGAACAGATAATGCCAAAGCAAAATACCTTTGAAAATTCAAACAGTGATGACTCTAATACATCTAGTTGTATAGTAATCAAAAATAGATTAAATAGTATTGAAAGTAAAAATATTGGATTCTTAATCATAATACCTACATAAAACTTAGCGGTTTTTATCATAATTCATGTTACGTAAGGAAAAATATACATATAATTACCTTACTTACCCCTTTCGAATATTATATAGTACTGCCATAATAGTGTTTGTGATGTAAAATAAAAACTATCAAACTTAGCTAATTTGATAGTTTTTATTGTTAAGTAATTTAATATTTATTAATCAGTAAGAGATAAATCAGCACTTGCGTTACTGCTTGTACCATTCCATCTTAAATAATATGATTGGACTTCACCGTTAGTTGCATGGCTTTGGGATGTAAAACCAACGGTTGCACTGTTACCATTATTTAATGTAACAGATGCAACAACAGGATCAGGAGCCCATGATTTGATTTGAACTGCGCGAGCAATACCCTTACCTTCTGTGCATGTACCTTTAAGATTCCGAGAGCCACTTCCTAAGTAAGCAAATGAAGATTCAGAAGATCTTCCAGTTAAACCTTTTGATACATAAGTTGCAGCACTTGCGGTAATACAGCTAAAAAGTGAAACCCCAAGTAGAACACCAGCTATAATTTTTTTTTGTTTAATCATTATAAATTACACCCATTATTTAAGTTTTTTTATTGAAATCCGGATTTACATAATAAAATTATACCACATAATATGGATTAAAGTCAATATATATATAATATTATAAATTTAGGAAGATATAATCTTTAAAAAATCTATACTAAATTAATAAGATGATTTTTGTATTGAAAAGGCAGAATTTTTTTAGATTATTTTTTATCTAATGTTAAGCTATAATGCACATTGTATGTTTTAATCCATTTGTGCTGAAATATTTTGTTTCAGAAACTAAAAGAAAAACATAAAATGTGAAGAAAGGTTTTTTCGTAACTTATTTAAAAAGAATAATGTAAATTATCTTACTGATTCTATTTTGAATATTTCATAGAACTTTTTAGTAATATCTTTAACTTCTTTTCCACCTTTATATATACTACTTTTCAGTTTATAACATTATTAAAGAAGGACTTAGTTTTAAAAGTATTTAAAGAAATATTATTTTTGTCTTTTCGAAAAAGATAAAATAGCACCTAAAGCTATAGATAAAAATGAAGCAGCCAGTACCCTATATTCTGAAGGAAGCATAAAGGTTATAGTATGGGCTGGAATCCAAAAGAAAGGTATGGTTTTTAACACTATAAATCCTATGAAGGAACTCCAATCTATAGCTTCTAATGTTTCATTAAGACTTAGCTTTAATATCTTAGACAAGGTACCATCACCTAAATCTATAAGTGTATCCGTAACTCTATGAAAACCCATAAAAGCTGGAGCAAAGGTTAAATTCATTATACTACTTGTGAAAAATGCTGATGAAAGTTTGTTTAATATTGGATTTTGGAAGGATGGAAGGAGTCCTTTATTTGTTACATAAGATATTCCACCAGAAAATATATCAAACATTATAACAAAGATTATTCCAATAAATCCCCATACTAGAAATTTATAAAGAAGTCCTTTAGGTTTTTTGAAATCTCCAGTGCAGATTTTTATAGATAAAAATTCACCCATAGTAGCTAAAATAGAAACCTTTATGAAGCCAAGTATATAAGGATGAGACTTAGTTAAGATTAAAAATAGTTCTCTAGTCACAGGATAAGCAAGAAATGAAATGATTAAAATTAAAATAAAGCCCCACAATAAATCTTTTTTCTTCAAATTAATATCCCCCATAATTCAAATTTTAGAAGTTCTGTGTTCAACATAATTTAATTATTAAAAATGTATCATTAAGCTTATTTTAACATATTATACCTAACTTAAAACTTAATTAGTGAATTTAAATTTTCTGATGCAAGCCTAATATCCTCTTTTCCTAAAATATCTGAAACTACTGCTATTCCATCGATATTTGAAGAGTCTAATTGGTGAATATTTTTTATAGTTATGCCACCTATAGCAACCACGGGAATAGATAGAGTTTCTTTAATTTCTTTTAACATATCAATAGAAACAGGCTTTGCATCTTGTTTAGTAGATGTGTGGAAAATGGCTCCAACGCCTATATAATCTGCGCCTTCTTTTTCAGCCTTTATAGCCTGCGATAAGGTTGTAGCTGAAACTCCAAGGATTTTATCATTTCCTAAGATCTTTCTTGCAATAGTGCAAGGCATATCTTTTTGACCAATATGGACACCAGAAGCATTAACTGCTAAGGCTATATCCATTCTGTCATTTATTATTAAGGGAATGTTATATTTATCTGTAACTTTTTTTATATTTAAAGCAGTATTATAAAATTCTAAAGTTGTAAGATCTTTTTCTCTAAGTTGTACTAATGTAACGCCACCTTTTATTGCTTCTTCTACGGCGGCGTATAAATCTGTATTTTTCAGTAAGTCCCTGTCTGTTACAAGGTAAAGCTTATAATTTACATCAGTCTTCATATATTTTCCCTCTCTTTACTATTACTTCTTCAGATAATTTGTAAATTGCATCAAGAATATTTATTTTAAGACTGCCAGACCCACCACACTGATCTAATCTTTCAAAGGCTATTTCACCTGCAATCCCCATGGATACTACTCCAGCTAAAGCAGAAGCTAAATTGTCTTTTCCAGATCCCAAATAAGAACCAATTAGTGAAGTGCACATACAGCCTGTGCCAGTAACTTTGGACATCATTTCATGGCCATTTTTTATAGTATAAATGTGTCTACCGTCAGTTACAATATCAACTTCACCAGTTATAGTAATTATAGTATTTAATTTATTTGCAAAATCCATAGCAAGCTTCTTTGTTTCTATAAAATCATTTTCATTTGAGGATATATTGTCTACGGAGTCTACTCCTTTAGTTTGTGTTTTTATTCCATACAATGTCTTTATTTCTGACAAGTTTCCTCTTATAACTGATAACTTTATTTCTTCCATTATCTTTTTAGCTATCTTTGTTCTATAAGGTGTAGCCCCTGCACCTACTGGATCTAAAACCACAGGAATATTTAATTCATTAGCCTTTTTTCCTGCTAAAATTATAGATTCTACAGTTCTGTTATTTAGGGTTCCTATATTTAAAACCAAGGAAGAAGCTATAGAGACCATATCTTCAATCTCATTTATATCATCTGCCATAACAGGTGATCCTCCTATTGCGAGGGTGATGTTAGCACAATCATTAACTGTAACATAGTTTGTTATATGGTGAACCAAAGGAGATTTTTCCCTTAGTTTGGATAAAAGTTTCCCTATATCTTTATGAGATTTTGTAAGGCTATTATCATAAGGTGTACATACACTTTCTTCAATATCATCATAAGGATGTTCTGTAATTAAACCTGCCTTTTTATATAATTCATAAAAATGATTAGTGGGTCCGACCCCATGACCGATATCTAATGAGTGTATAATGGCTTTGGTAATATAACTTTTTGCTTTTCTAACTGAATCATTTACATTAAATCCAAGAGCTAAATTCGAGGCTATAGCTGAAGATAAAGTACATCCTGTACCATGAGTATTTTTTGTATGTATTCTCTCAGAATGGAAGTAGAAGAATTCTTTGCCGTTATATAAAATGTCTATAGCATCTCCAATCATATGACCTCCTTTTAAAAGAACATTTTTACAACCAAATTTATAGATTTCCTTTGCGGCTTTTTCCATATCTTCAACTGTTTTTATTGAAGTAATTTTTGCATCAACTTCTCTAAGTATTTCTTCTGCTTCTGGGATGTTAGGCGTAATAATATCTGCTAATGGTATGAGTTTAGTGATTAAGGTCTTTTTAGATTCGGGCTTTAATAATGAATATCCACTCTTAGATATCATTACAGGATCTAAAACAATATTAATTGGCTTATACTCTTTTAGTTTTTCACTTATAGCATTAATCGTATCAACTTTTGAAACCATGCCAATTTTAACTGAATCTACTTTAATATCTGTGAAAATTGCATCAATTTGTGCTTTTATAATATCAGCATCTATATCTTGAACGTCAAAGACTCCCTTGGTATTTTGTGCTGTCACAGCTGTAATAACGCTCATACCATAAACTGCATTTGCGCTAAAGGTCTTTAAATCTGCCTGTATACCTGCTCCACCAGAGCTATCTGAGCCGGCTATAGTTAAAACATTTTTCATAATTTATTACCTCCTTTAGATATATAAATACAAAATAAAAAAAGGCACAAGCAGAAGCTTGTACCTTTTACGCCATTAGCAATAAAACAAAAGTAAACATCTTCCTACGCTGGTATTACCCATTTCAGGTTCATAGGGTCAAAGATTTAAGGTTCTTAGTCTCAGCCGACCAATTTCGGCACCCCCGTGTTATCTAATTATTCAGTTTTTATAAGTTCATTTTATCACTACATTATGTCTTATTCAACTAATTACGCTTAATTTTGTTAATTAGAACTTCCAGTATTAAAGTATCTAGAAATTTCTCCTGCTAAGTTTTGTATAGGCATAGTTTGTAGATATATCTTACCAGGACCTGTTAACACAGTTAGAAATAGACCCTCACCACCAAAGAATACATTTTTCATTCCTTTAACTGTTTCCACATCAAAATTCACTGAACTTTCAAAAGCAGCAACATTCCCAGTATCTACCTTCATAACTTCACCTGGAGATAGGTCATATTCTTCTACATGGCCATCTAGTTCTAAAAATACCATTCCAGGGCCTGTTATTTTTTGCAATATGAAACCTTCTCCACCAAAGAATCCAGCTCCTAGCTTCTTTTTGAAGAATGCATCTACTGAAATAGAAGAATCGCCTGCTAAGAAAGATCCCTTTTGACATATTATATATTCGTTAGCATATAGTTGTTTTGCTACAATTTTACCAGGAAAAGAGGATGGGAAAGCAATGAGACTATTGCTTACTCTAGATGTAAAGGTATTTAAAAATACAGACTCTCCCGAAAAGGCCCTAGCTATACCTTTAAAAATTCCACCTTTTATATTTGTATCCATAACAATATTATCAGACATCCATCCCATAGCTCCAGATTCAGATAAAATGGT
It includes:
- a CDS encoding ATP-binding cassette domain-containing protein gives rise to the protein MNNNLLVKNVNFSYGKHKVLNEISFSCENGITALLGPNGAGKTTLMNILVGLKSPSSGYITLNNTDISNIKNNGIDNIGYLPQHFDIYPNISGYDFLSYVCDIKGIKSTKKIQAMDEVISKFNLNDVIKKSFGKYSGGYKQRLGIAQAVIGHPKLIIIDEPTVGLDPEQRLEFRHYLSHIGNDQITLISTHIIEDAELYSKNVIIMKNGDIILDSDINEVISQAAKNIYTLVCDLNDFKDIQSRVTLIEERRLNNDLIKIKFIKDEHVLNGSYPTKEVSLENAYVFFQK
- the thiM gene encoding hydroxyethylthiazole kinase; amino-acid sequence: MTEHPYDDIEESVCTPYDNSLTKSHKDIGKLLSKLREKSPLVHHITNYVTVNDCANITLAIGGSPVMADDINEIEDMVSIASSLVLNIGTLNNRTVESIILAGKKANELNIPVVLDPVGAGATPYRTKIAKKIMEEIKLSVIRGNLSEIKTLYGIKTQTKGVDSVDNISSNENDFIETKKLAMDFANKLNTIITITGEVDIVTDGRHIYTIKNGHEMMSKVTGTGCMCTSLIGSYLGSGKDNLASALAGVVSMGIAGEIAFERLDQCGGSGSLKINILDAIYKLSEEVIVKRGKIYED
- the thiE gene encoding thiamine phosphate synthase, which encodes MKTDVNYKLYLVTDRDLLKNTDLYAAVEEAIKGGVTLVQLREKDLTTLEFYNTALNIKKVTDKYNIPLIINDRMDIALAVNASGVHIGQKDMPCTIARKILGNDKILGVSATTLSQAIKAEKEGADYIGVGAIFHTSTKQDAKPVSIDMLKEIKETLSIPVVAIGGITIKNIHQLDSSNIDGIAVVSDILGKEDIRLASENLNSLIKF
- a CDS encoding TIGR00266 family protein, producing MNYEIKGNSLPVVICRLDANETILSESGAMGWMSDNIVMDTNIKGGIFKGIARAFSGESVFLNTFTSRVSNSLIAFPSSFPGKIVAKQLYANEYIICQKGSFLAGDSSISVDAFFKKKLGAGFFGGEGFILQKITGPGMVFLELDGHVEEYDLSPGEVMKVDTGNVAAFESSVNFDVETVKGMKNVFFGGEGLFLTVLTGPGKIYLQTMPIQNLAGEISRYFNTGSSN
- a CDS encoding Mpv17/PMP22 family protein; the encoded protein is MKKKDLLWGFILILIISFLAYPVTRELFLILTKSHPYILGFIKVSILATMGEFLSIKICTGDFKKPKGLLYKFLVWGFIGIIFVIMFDIFSGGISYVTNKGLLPSFQNPILNKLSSAFFTSSIMNLTFAPAFMGFHRVTDTLIDLGDGTLSKILKLSLNETLEAIDWSSFIGFIVLKTIPFFWIPAHTITFMLPSEYRVLAASFLSIALGAILSFSKRQK